A part of Thermocrinis albus DSM 14484 genomic DNA contains:
- a CDS encoding AEC family transporter, with amino-acid sequence MPDIFLPLLAGYILRRWVFKEEDARVLINYVLYFALPITSFMAAHRLGINREVISIVLLAWSSIIFCILLAWLVGKLFSIKGPTLRSFLLVSSFGNTAFLGYPYTVTLLGKEALPYAVIYDNLGSFLLVSSVGITVATGRPDIRRVITFPPFLALLIGFITRPIEIPPYLYHAMELVSSSLPAVILFSMGLLLNLSHLKRGWGKVLGALLIKMGVSPLLTAWILQHTTLPDPAYKTVLLQSSMPPMLMAGVLSVRYGLDVSLAFTSIGAGMLISFLTVPLIGRIIEK; translated from the coding sequence ATGCCTGACATCTTTTTACCTCTCCTGGCTGGTTATATCCTCAGAAGGTGGGTTTTCAAAGAGGAGGATGCTCGTGTTCTTATCAACTATGTCCTTTACTTTGCCTTGCCTATAACCAGTTTTATGGCCGCCCATCGTCTGGGGATAAACCGAGAGGTGATAAGTATCGTGCTGCTTGCATGGAGTTCCATCATTTTTTGCATCCTCTTGGCCTGGCTTGTGGGTAAGCTCTTTTCCATAAAAGGTCCTACCCTAAGGAGTTTTCTTCTTGTATCTTCCTTTGGTAACACCGCTTTTTTAGGATATCCTTACACGGTAACTCTTCTAGGTAAAGAGGCACTTCCCTACGCTGTCATATACGATAACTTAGGATCCTTTTTACTTGTCTCCAGTGTAGGTATCACGGTAGCTACCGGAAGGCCAGACATTAGGAGAGTGATCACTTTCCCTCCCTTTCTGGCATTGCTCATAGGCTTCATCACGAGACCCATAGAGATACCTCCCTATCTTTACCATGCCATGGAGTTGGTGTCTTCTTCTCTACCCGCGGTGATTCTCTTCAGTATGGGCCTCCTGCTAAACTTGTCTCACCTAAAAAGAGGGTGGGGGAAGGTGTTGGGAGCGCTTCTTATAAAGATGGGTGTGTCTCCTCTCCTGACGGCGTGGATTTTACAGCACACAACACTTCCCGATCCAGCCTACAAAACTGTCCTGCTCCAGTCCTCCATGCCTCCCATGCTGATGGCGGGTGTTCTGTCTGTGCGTTACGGACTTGATGTATCTTTGGCCTTCACCAGTATAGGAGCCGGTATGTTAATAAGCTTCTTGACAGTTCCGTTAATAGGCAGGATAATAGAAAAGTAA
- the murJ gene encoding murein biosynthesis integral membrane protein MurJ gives MGLLRYSFSFSVGTLLSRVFGYVRDAVIAYHFGASYVTDAFFVAFRLPNTFRRLLGEGGFNAAFIPVYAREIKEGRERDFLSSTFTYFTLISFVITLLGVVFSEVILSVLSPGLRHRPYFDLAVFMARWLFLYFLAVSLSSFFMAVLNTRGVFFVPAFAQAVFNIVSSFILAFATHLWGYYTLIVSTLVAGLAQVLFHLPSLLSQKVPLGVSFHLDKDVILLVKRLLPATAGFGVAQLSMFVDTFLASFLHQGSISYLYYANRIFQLPLGVVSVGVANSLLSVLSRGGHIKNNTTLAVSVILGLSLPSAVGLLLLAEPIVSLLYGRGRFSSQDVIVASHVLMAYSLGLVFFSVQKAISSVFFARGDTKTPVMASLLAVMSEGIFGYLYAFHLKLGVVGLALGNATSSLFAIGYLLAKDHTMIHWKTLAGVVIRCGVASAVMGYVAHTLAKNLPHPALVFVIPFCAFLYMVLVLLLFPEILRSLRKRFVEKLSNP, from the coding sequence ATGGGACTTCTGAGATACAGCTTTTCCTTTTCGGTAGGTACACTCCTCAGTAGGGTCTTCGGTTACGTGAGGGATGCCGTCATCGCCTACCACTTTGGTGCGTCTTACGTAACGGATGCTTTCTTCGTAGCTTTTAGGCTACCCAACACCTTCAGAAGACTGTTGGGAGAAGGAGGTTTCAACGCCGCCTTCATCCCAGTTTATGCCCGGGAGATAAAGGAAGGAAGAGAAAGAGATTTTCTAAGCTCCACTTTCACTTACTTTACCTTGATCAGCTTTGTCATAACTCTGCTGGGAGTGGTTTTCTCAGAGGTGATCCTCAGCGTTCTGTCTCCTGGGTTAAGACACAGGCCTTACTTTGACCTCGCTGTCTTTATGGCACGTTGGCTTTTCTTGTACTTTTTGGCTGTCAGTTTATCCTCCTTCTTTATGGCGGTCCTCAACACGCGGGGTGTTTTCTTCGTTCCCGCCTTCGCTCAAGCCGTTTTCAACATAGTATCTTCCTTTATACTGGCCTTTGCTACCCACCTCTGGGGATACTACACCCTCATCGTAAGCACCCTGGTAGCAGGGTTGGCGCAAGTCCTCTTCCACCTTCCTTCTCTCCTATCTCAAAAGGTTCCTTTGGGAGTTTCTTTTCACCTGGATAAAGACGTGATCTTACTGGTAAAGAGGTTACTGCCTGCTACCGCAGGGTTCGGTGTTGCCCAGCTTTCTATGTTTGTAGATACTTTTCTAGCCTCCTTCCTTCATCAAGGTTCTATCTCCTACCTTTACTATGCCAACAGGATCTTTCAACTTCCCTTAGGTGTGGTGTCGGTGGGTGTGGCCAACTCCCTTCTCTCCGTTCTCTCAAGGGGTGGACACATAAAGAACAACACCACTTTAGCGGTCAGCGTAATACTGGGACTCTCCTTACCATCAGCTGTGGGACTCCTACTACTGGCGGAACCTATCGTTTCTCTTCTGTACGGAAGGGGTAGGTTCTCTTCCCAGGATGTTATCGTGGCCTCCCACGTTCTTATGGCTTACAGTTTGGGGCTCGTCTTCTTCTCAGTACAGAAGGCGATAAGTAGCGTGTTCTTCGCAAGGGGAGACACTAAAACTCCCGTAATGGCTTCTCTGTTGGCGGTTATGTCGGAAGGAATCTTCGGTTATCTGTACGCCTTTCACCTTAAGTTGGGTGTGGTGGGTCTGGCACTGGGAAATGCTACCTCCTCCCTCTTTGCTATAGGGTATCTCCTCGCTAAGGACCACACCATGATTCACTGGAAAACTCTGGCAGGTGTGGTTATAAGGTGCGGGGTGGCAAGTGCCGTCATGGGATACGTAGCCCACACACTGGCAAAGAATCTTCCCCACCCTGCCCTTGTTTTTGTGATACCCTTCTGCGCTTTTCTTTACATGGTGCTAGTCTTGCTACTATTTCCCGAGATTCTGAGAAGCCTGCGCAAGCGCTTTGTTGAGAAGTTGAGTAACCCTTGA
- the rpsT gene encoding 30S ribosomal protein S20 gives MPNTRQAAKRMRRDAKRRERNRYHLSRMRTYIRKFRKMVQEGKLEEAKAFLPEVISIIYHTASKGVIHKNEAARRASRVTQLLNKALAQASQNLGK, from the coding sequence ATGCCCAACACGAGACAAGCAGCTAAGCGTATGAGGAGAGATGCCAAGAGGCGCGAAAGAAACAGATACCACCTGTCCCGTATGAGGACCTATATAAGAAAGTTCCGTAAGATGGTGCAGGAAGGCAAACTGGAAGAGGCGAAAGCCTTTCTCCCCGAGGTTATATCCATCATATACCATACAGCTTCCAAAGGTGTGATTCACAAAAACGAGGCTGCCAGAAGAGCTTCAAGGGTTACTCAACTTCTCAACAAAGCGCTTGCGCAGGCTTCTCAGAATCTCGGGAAATAG
- a CDS encoding ABC transporter permease translates to MRHVFFLAYKLMVERKRQSIVSLMGVVVGFAAFVVMSSIMFGFQGYFIQQVVDIDAHVRIKAREEKRRYEGDIPTLVLGEEVQKKDRLIGWKELIERIRKDPEVEGVAPHLVSKGILRYGVREKPVTLIGIDPQLEEKASVLKRFLRGKGLEEMKKRKDVLIVGALVARDLGVAEGKKVILSVPEGSVSMVVVDIMDSGITNIDDSRVYISLSALQALLQRPGEVNELVVKLRDPSHAEKVARRWKSMTSYEVESWQKAYRNFLTIFRIQNIITYMIVVAILTVSAFGIFNIIMMTVLEKRKEIAILMAMGYSRREITLVFLLQGVLLGVGGVMIGSLLAFGLQEYLSSVKLDVEGLIRTKGFVLDRSSTFYLFGAGFSLLFCVVASFYPSYRAGKLNPVDIFRSG, encoded by the coding sequence ATGAGGCATGTTTTTTTCCTCGCTTATAAACTCATGGTGGAGAGAAAGAGGCAGAGCATTGTGTCCCTTATGGGTGTGGTTGTAGGTTTTGCTGCCTTTGTGGTGATGAGTTCTATCATGTTTGGTTTCCAAGGATACTTTATCCAGCAGGTGGTGGACATAGATGCTCACGTGCGTATAAAAGCGAGGGAGGAGAAAAGAAGATATGAGGGAGACATACCTACACTGGTGCTGGGGGAGGAGGTCCAGAAAAAAGATAGGCTTATAGGATGGAAGGAGCTCATAGAGCGGATACGCAAGGACCCTGAAGTGGAAGGCGTCGCACCTCATCTGGTGAGTAAGGGCATACTACGATACGGTGTGAGGGAAAAGCCCGTCACCCTCATAGGTATAGATCCCCAGCTGGAGGAGAAGGCCTCTGTGCTGAAGAGGTTTCTAAGGGGTAAAGGCCTTGAGGAGATGAAGAAAAGGAAAGATGTCCTCATAGTGGGTGCTTTGGTGGCAAGGGATCTGGGTGTGGCGGAAGGGAAAAAGGTTATCCTTAGCGTACCAGAAGGTAGTGTAAGTATGGTGGTGGTGGATATAATGGACTCAGGCATCACCAACATCGACGACTCAAGAGTCTACATTTCGCTGTCTGCTCTGCAGGCTCTCCTCCAAAGACCCGGCGAAGTCAACGAGCTGGTGGTTAAACTAAGAGATCCTTCCCATGCGGAAAAGGTAGCACGTCGCTGGAAGTCCATGACTTCCTACGAGGTAGAAAGCTGGCAGAAAGCATACAGAAACTTTCTCACCATCTTTCGCATCCAAAACATCATAACCTACATGATAGTGGTGGCCATACTTACTGTATCAGCCTTCGGCATATTTAACATCATCATGATGACGGTCTTAGAGAAAAGAAAGGAGATAGCCATCCTTATGGCCATGGGTTACTCCCGGAGAGAGATAACTCTTGTGTTCTTACTGCAAGGTGTCCTGCTGGGTGTGGGGGGTGTGATGATAGGTTCTCTGCTGGCCTTTGGTCTTCAGGAGTATCTGAGTAGTGTGAAGCTGGATGTAGAAGGCCTTATACGCACTAAAGGTTTCGTACTGGACAGAAGTTCCACCTTTTACCTTTTTGGAGCTGGTTTCTCTCTTTTGTTCTGTGTAGTGGCCAGTTTTTACCCTTCCTACAGAGCCGGTAAGTTGAACCCGGTGGATATATTCAGAAGTGGTTGA